Proteins found in one Methylobacterium sp. CB376 genomic segment:
- a CDS encoding YggS family pyridoxal phosphate-dependent enzyme yields the protein MIEAAAVAANLATVRAEIARAARDHERDPNAVALVAVSKTVPAEGIVPALEAGQRLFGENYVQEARAKWPALRARYPDVELHMIGPLQSNKAREAVELFDVIHSLDRSSLAASLSREIARTGRRPRLLVQVNTGDEPQKGGVSPAAADAFLAECRDAHGLTIEGLMCIPPAEDPPSAHFALLARIAARHGLAVLSMGMSADYPAAIQMGATHVRVGSAIFGARPAKG from the coding sequence ATGATCGAGGCGGCGGCAGTCGCGGCGAATCTGGCGACGGTGCGGGCCGAGATCGCCCGCGCGGCGCGGGACCACGAGCGCGACCCGAACGCGGTCGCCCTCGTCGCCGTGTCGAAGACCGTGCCGGCGGAGGGGATCGTCCCGGCCCTGGAGGCGGGTCAGCGGCTGTTCGGGGAGAACTACGTGCAGGAGGCCAGGGCCAAGTGGCCGGCGCTCCGGGCCCGCTACCCGGACGTGGAGCTGCACATGATCGGCCCGCTCCAGTCGAACAAGGCCCGGGAGGCCGTGGAGCTGTTCGACGTGATCCACTCCCTCGACCGGTCCTCCCTGGCAGCGTCCCTGTCGAGGGAGATCGCCCGCACCGGTCGGCGCCCGCGCCTCCTCGTTCAGGTGAACACGGGGGACGAGCCGCAGAAGGGCGGCGTCTCGCCGGCCGCGGCCGACGCCTTCCTGGCCGAGTGCCGCGACGCGCACGGGCTGACGATCGAGGGGCTGATGTGCATCCCGCCCGCCGAGGACCCGCCCTCGGCGCATTTCGCGCTGCTCGCCCGGATCGCCGCCCGCCACGGGCTCGCGGTGCTGTCGATGGGCATGAGCGCCGACTACCCGGCGGCGATCCAGATGGGCGCCACCCATGTCCGGGTGGGCAGCGCGATTTTCGGGGCGCGGCCGGCGAAGGGCTAG